One Pseudorasbora parva isolate DD20220531a chromosome 8, ASM2467924v1, whole genome shotgun sequence DNA window includes the following coding sequences:
- the ppt2a.2 gene encoding LOW QUALITY PROTEIN: lysosomal thioesterase PPT2-A-like (The sequence of the model RefSeq protein was modified relative to this genomic sequence to represent the inferred CDS: inserted 1 base in 1 codon): MAAHHVLLYVLYYCXSVVGYRPVIIVHGIFDGPKQFEMLARFISQSHPGTNVTTLALYDYIASMKPMWQQVDDFKEAIRPIMKSAEDGVHLICFSQGGLICRGVLATLPEHNVHSLIVLSSPLAGQYGDSCYLKYFLPKFIKSRLYHFCYTTCGQKISICNYWNDPHQRERFLKSSNFLAPLNGEIEHAHSTAWRDSFLRIETLVLIGGPDDGVITPWESSIFGFYDSNETVVEMEKQDWYLSDAFGLKTLNSKGAVVKCVVPGVKHTSWHSNLTVYQNCIDKWLT; encoded by the exons ATGGCTGCACACCATGTGTTATTATATGTGCTGTATTACT TTTCCGTCGTGGGATACAGACCAGTAATTATTGTTCACGGGATATTTGATGGACCCAAACAGTTCGAGATGTTGGCGAGATTTATCAGTCAG TCTCATCCAGGTACCAATGTGACCACGCTAGCCCTGTATGACTACATTGCCAGTATGAAACCAATGTGGCAACAGGTAGATGACTTCAAGGAGGCCATCAGACCCATCATGAAGAGCGCTGAAGATGGTGTCCATCTCATATGCTTCTCACAAG GTGGTTTGATATGTCGAGGAGTTCTTGCTACCCTTCCTGAACACAATGTTCACTCTCTGATAGTCCTGTCTTCGCCACTAGCCGGCCAGTATGGAG ATTCATGTTATTTGAAATACTTTTTACCTAAATTTATCAAGTCAAGACTGTACCATTTTTGTTACACTACATGTGGACAAAAAATATCTATCTGCAACTACTGGAATG ATCCACACCAAAGAGAGAGATTCTTAAAGAGCAGCAACTTTCTGGCTCCACTGAATGGAGAGATAGAGCATGCACACTCAACAG CGTGGCGAGACAGCTTCTTGCGCATAGAGACGCTGGTGCTGATCGGCGGACCAGATGACGGCGTTATTACACCATGGGAGTCAAG TATTTTCGGCTTTTATGACAGTAATGAAACTGTGGTTGAGATGGAAAAGCAGGAT TGGTATCTAAGCGATGCTTTTGGCCTGAAAACATTAAACTCAAAAGGAGCCGTGGTCAAGTGTGTCGTCCCTGGTGTTAAACATACATCCTGGCATTCAAACCTCACAGTCTACCAGAATTGCATAGACAAGTGGCTCACCTAA